One window of the Allosaccharopolyspora coralli genome contains the following:
- a CDS encoding LysR family transcriptional regulator gives MIDPKLRVLQLVAHHGTVTAAAQALHYTPSAVSHQLRQLAADLDVELVVQSGRGIRLTAAAATVLRHTEILQAQVERARAELATTTDDTNGSFTLCGFSTAAMHLLPPAAAALRDQHSNLTVRVIEAEPSRCFDLLLAGDADLALLIATAETPPGSDTRFDQRPLLDDPLDLVVPDGHRLTTQRTVTLADAADESWIVGRPGSTYHHLVLTACMAAGFTPNIAHYADEWDTGTALVAHGFGIILVPRLARLHEGWPVTRLPLHGEPAPARRILAATRLGSREHPAVTTALNTITSTAGSLLPSPRPGGRKE, from the coding sequence ATGATCGATCCGAAGCTGCGGGTGCTGCAACTGGTCGCCCACCACGGCACCGTCACCGCTGCCGCCCAGGCGCTGCACTACACGCCCTCGGCGGTTTCGCACCAGTTGCGCCAGCTGGCGGCCGACCTCGACGTCGAACTGGTGGTGCAGTCCGGTCGCGGCATCCGGTTGACCGCCGCGGCCGCCACCGTGCTGCGCCACACCGAGATCCTGCAGGCCCAGGTCGAACGCGCCCGCGCCGAACTGGCCACTACCACGGACGACACCAATGGTTCCTTCACGCTGTGCGGGTTCTCGACCGCCGCCATGCACCTGCTGCCCCCGGCAGCGGCAGCACTCCGGGATCAGCACTCGAATCTGACCGTCCGGGTCATCGAAGCCGAACCGTCGCGCTGCTTCGATCTGCTCCTGGCCGGAGACGCCGACCTCGCTCTGTTGATCGCCACCGCCGAAACGCCGCCCGGCTCGGACACCCGGTTCGACCAGCGCCCCCTGCTGGACGACCCACTCGATCTCGTCGTGCCCGACGGACACCGGCTGACGACCCAACGGACGGTCACCCTCGCCGACGCAGCTGATGAATCGTGGATTGTCGGCCGGCCCGGCAGCACCTACCACCACCTGGTGCTCACCGCGTGCATGGCTGCCGGGTTCACACCGAACATCGCCCACTACGCCGACGAGTGGGACACCGGAACGGCTCTGGTCGCTCACGGCTTCGGCATCATCCTGGTGCCCCGGCTCGCCCGGCTGCACGAAGGCTGGCCGGTCACTCGCTTGCCCCTGCACGGCGAGCCGGCCCCGGCTCGCCGGATCCTCGCCGCCACCCGTCTCGGCAGCCGCGAGCACCCGGCGGTCACCACCGCCCTCAACACCATCACCAGCACCGCCGGCTCCCTACTACCCAGCCCCCGACCCGGTGGGCGGAAGGAATGA
- a CDS encoding MFS transporter has translation MLLRDFSVQGCAGASGELPTLRRERKREVRAAVYLLVVLTIGAYLPTPLYAGYQQAFGFSDLTMTLIFATFALVTAPSLLLFGPAADALGRRVVLRASVIAAALASGCFALAEGPEWLFIGRAIQGVALGAATAAATALIAERDPDGNRSRASVVASMAFVGGTAAGPLVAGMLAEYAPLPLLLPYLAHLVLLSIGWHRVSALTASGARASRWRPTRPHVPKGMRLRLGTAAGVGFLAWTVAGLFLAVIPAVLGRAARIDNLALTGGIVAAVLVCSVLVLPFVPRCGPETAQFVGLGALLGSLLALALTGGSSLPMTMAAAVAAGVGHGLAYGGAVATIDATAPNGQRGSVNGAVYLAFYLGTGVPTVAVGLLTLEQPLTTAISWISATAAALVPLIGAALAHANRTPKQAACSGDAAEPVSGGDSPAAGDQRRSRREPFWLL, from the coding sequence GTGTTGCTGAGGGACTTCTCCGTTCAAGGGTGTGCCGGCGCGTCCGGCGAGTTGCCCACGCTGCGGCGTGAACGCAAGCGTGAGGTGCGCGCGGCGGTATATCTGCTGGTCGTGCTGACCATCGGGGCGTACCTGCCGACTCCGCTGTACGCGGGGTATCAGCAGGCCTTCGGGTTCAGCGACCTGACGATGACGCTGATCTTCGCGACGTTCGCCCTGGTGACCGCGCCTTCCCTGCTGTTGTTCGGCCCGGCGGCGGACGCGCTCGGTCGTCGCGTGGTGCTGCGGGCCAGCGTGATCGCGGCCGCACTCGCCTCGGGATGCTTCGCGCTCGCGGAAGGTCCGGAGTGGTTGTTCATCGGCCGCGCGATTCAGGGTGTGGCGTTGGGCGCGGCGACCGCGGCAGCGACCGCCTTGATCGCGGAGCGCGACCCCGACGGGAACCGGAGCCGGGCCTCGGTCGTGGCGAGCATGGCGTTCGTCGGTGGGACCGCCGCCGGTCCTCTCGTGGCGGGGATGCTGGCCGAGTACGCACCACTACCGCTGCTGCTGCCGTACCTGGCCCACCTGGTCCTGCTGAGCATCGGCTGGCACCGCGTGTCGGCGCTGACCGCCTCCGGTGCGCGTGCGTCTCGCTGGCGGCCCACGCGGCCACACGTACCGAAAGGCATGCGCCTGCGGTTGGGCACCGCCGCCGGAGTCGGCTTTCTCGCCTGGACCGTGGCAGGACTGTTCTTGGCTGTCATCCCGGCGGTACTCGGCCGGGCGGCCCGGATCGACAACCTGGCTCTCACCGGCGGGATCGTCGCGGCGGTGCTGGTCTGTTCCGTACTGGTCCTGCCTTTCGTGCCCCGCTGTGGCCCGGAAACCGCGCAGTTCGTCGGGCTCGGTGCTCTGCTGGGCAGTCTCCTCGCCCTGGCCTTGACCGGCGGCAGCTCGCTGCCGATGACCATGGCCGCTGCCGTCGCCGCCGGGGTCGGACACGGGCTCGCCTACGGCGGGGCCGTAGCGACGATCGACGCGACCGCACCCAATGGGCAACGGGGCTCGGTCAACGGCGCGGTCTATCTCGCGTTCTATCTCGGCACCGGAGTCCCGACGGTAGCGGTCGGTCTGCTGACCCTCGAACAACCGTTGACCACTGCGATTTCCTGGATCAGCGCCACGGCAGCCGCCCTCGTACCGCTGATCGGTGCGGCACTCGCGCACGCCAACCGCACACCCAAGCAGGCCGCGTGTTCCGGCGACGCCGCGGAACCCGTCTCGGGCGGCGACTCACCAGCGGCTGGCGACCAGCGCCGCTCGAGGCGTGAGCCTTTTTGGTTGCTATAA
- a CDS encoding LysR family transcriptional regulator, translated as MELRHLRALVAVGDEGTITAAAAVVGISQPALSRTLRQLEQTLGTRLVERTTSSLHLTEAGQRLHQHAHQILNHLDDAIRDATTTEPRPLRVGYAWAALGRHTVPLMRHWRREHPDIPVRMRRVDDPEAALRYGEIDMAFLRTRPDDDTFYALPLLQEPRLAAVSEDDPLSEKFEITLADLADRPIAICSTTGTTSTQLWPAGHRPSTSLDVANVDEWLATIAAGETVGVTVEATGYSHPHPGVRYVPITDAEPVTVHLSWPPHPSHTAVPAFREYAQRAVAADQS; from the coding sequence ATGGAGCTGCGGCATCTGCGTGCATTGGTGGCAGTCGGCGACGAAGGCACGATCACGGCGGCCGCCGCGGTCGTGGGCATCAGCCAGCCCGCGCTCTCGCGAACCTTGCGCCAACTGGAGCAGACACTGGGCACAAGGTTGGTCGAACGCACCACGAGCAGCCTGCATCTGACCGAGGCCGGCCAGCGACTGCACCAGCACGCCCACCAGATCCTCAACCACCTCGACGACGCGATCCGAGACGCCACCACCACCGAGCCGCGCCCGCTACGGGTCGGGTACGCCTGGGCCGCGCTGGGCCGCCACACGGTGCCGCTGATGCGCCATTGGCGCCGCGAGCACCCCGACATCCCGGTGCGGATGCGTCGGGTGGACGACCCCGAGGCCGCGTTGCGCTACGGCGAGATCGACATGGCCTTCCTGCGCACACGGCCCGACGACGACACGTTCTACGCCCTGCCCCTGCTTCAGGAGCCTCGACTGGCGGCGGTCTCCGAAGACGACCCCCTCAGCGAGAAGTTCGAGATCACGCTGGCCGATCTGGCTGACCGGCCCATCGCGATCTGTTCGACCACCGGCACCACCAGTACTCAACTGTGGCCAGCGGGCCACCGCCCCAGCACGAGCTTGGATGTCGCCAACGTCGACGAGTGGCTGGCGACCATCGCCGCCGGCGAGACGGTGGGCGTCACTGTCGAGGCGACCGGCTACTCCCATCCCCACCCCGGGGTGCGCTACGTGCCCATCACCGACGCCGAGCCGGTCACCGTTCACCTGAGCTGGCCGCCACATCCCAGTCACACGGCTGTGCCCGCTTTCCGTGAGTACGCCCAACGCGCCGTGGCGGCCGACCAGTCATAA
- a CDS encoding EamA family transporter — MPTTTAATSTRPASDTAGSRWAGTGVMAASGLSNQTGAAIGALAFPVLGPAGVVAARQYVAAIVLLALARPRWRRFTWTQWWPVVLLGTAFGAMNLFLYGAIDRIGLGLAVTLEFLGPLAIALAGSRRRTDLACAALAVAGVVVLTRPQPTTDYTGIALALLAAACWASYILLNRTVGRRLPGTEGSATGAAVSALLFTPVGVHSLTVGPLDATALMCAATAGLLSSAVPLVADLFALRRVPTHFFGLFMSANPVFAAVLGLLVLDQSLGWAESAAIVAIVAANAISILTSRPPGDTTPPRHVPQDELCGSEFRR; from the coding sequence ATGCCCACCACGACCGCCGCGACGAGCACCCGTCCTGCGTCCGACACCGCAGGCAGTCGGTGGGCCGGGACCGGGGTGATGGCGGCCAGTGGGCTGTCCAACCAGACTGGCGCAGCCATCGGCGCCTTGGCCTTCCCTGTTCTTGGTCCAGCCGGGGTCGTGGCAGCGCGGCAGTACGTCGCTGCGATCGTGCTGCTGGCCCTCGCTCGCCCCCGCTGGCGCCGCTTCACCTGGACCCAGTGGTGGCCCGTCGTGCTGCTGGGGACGGCCTTCGGCGCGATGAACCTCTTCCTCTACGGCGCCATCGACCGGATCGGACTCGGTCTGGCAGTGACCCTGGAATTCCTCGGCCCCCTGGCGATCGCCCTCGCAGGCTCACGCCGCCGCACCGACCTGGCGTGCGCGGCGCTAGCGGTCGCCGGAGTCGTGGTCCTCACCCGTCCGCAACCCACGACCGACTACACCGGCATCGCACTGGCACTGCTGGCTGCCGCATGCTGGGCCAGCTACATCCTGCTCAACCGCACCGTCGGCCGCCGCCTGCCCGGAACCGAGGGCTCAGCCACCGGCGCCGCCGTGTCGGCACTGCTGTTCACCCCCGTCGGCGTGCACAGCTTGACCGTCGGGCCGCTCGACGCCACCGCCCTCATGTGCGCCGCCACAGCCGGTCTGCTGTCCTCAGCCGTGCCGCTCGTGGCCGACCTCTTCGCGCTGCGCCGCGTTCCCACCCACTTCTTCGGTCTGTTCATGAGCGCCAACCCCGTCTTCGCCGCCGTACTGGGGCTCCTCGTACTCGACCAATCCCTGGGCTGGGCCGAATCCGCCGCGATCGTCGCCATCGTCGCGGCGAACGCCATCAGCATCCTCACCAGCCGCCCGCCCGGCGACACAACCCCACCCCGCCACGTACCCCAGGATGAACTCTGTGGATCAGAGTTCCGGCGGTGA
- a CDS encoding TIGR02677 family protein — MDQDFGTFAHLTSPKAALYRDIMATFLKAKRRFTVHLRPEDVDEELDNGPDVSVIAGALAQLVEWGNLRADPDTSRVTTVEDFHRARFLYQLTRHGEATEQALTTYDEALGRRGALQAVALTDITDRLRGLLALAGEPDPDPAKVHLLLDSLVGRFRDLADNAQAFMRSLQRTIDLHDTDADTFRAYKDRLIDYLERFIKDLVSTGAEIAGLVESLENADVGQLLEIAARREAEDAAPGADDNDTEDSDPRRDAFERGRVLWQERWQGFRAWFVSDQHHPSQAKLLRNQARAAIPQLLQVVAALNERRAGRSDRTADFRTLARWFAQSPDEASLHRLWRSAFGLSSARHLTADPEQDGAVASSTPWASAPPLSISPRLRKTGSYERRGKPNRVLDRSEQRRYLADLAAKEAAETAAARAALVTSHPTRLSDIATLEPGAFQLFLGLLGDALAARTPGADTVRTSTSDGSMAIRLRVLDGPGEAEIHTPHGVLRGPDFLVEITDLTTRDETEARSA, encoded by the coding sequence GTGGATCAGGATTTCGGGACGTTCGCTCACCTCACCTCACCCAAAGCAGCGCTGTACAGGGACATCATGGCGACGTTCCTGAAGGCCAAGCGCCGGTTCACCGTGCACCTCCGTCCCGAGGACGTGGACGAGGAGCTGGACAACGGACCGGACGTTTCGGTGATCGCCGGTGCTCTCGCGCAGCTCGTGGAGTGGGGAAACCTCCGCGCTGATCCGGACACCAGCCGCGTCACCACCGTCGAGGACTTCCACCGCGCCCGGTTCCTCTACCAGCTGACGCGGCACGGCGAGGCCACCGAGCAGGCCCTGACGACCTACGACGAGGCGCTCGGCAGGCGTGGGGCGCTGCAGGCGGTGGCGCTGACCGACATCACCGACCGGTTGCGCGGATTGCTCGCCCTCGCAGGCGAGCCCGATCCCGATCCGGCGAAGGTGCATCTGCTGCTGGACAGCCTCGTCGGCCGGTTCCGCGACCTCGCCGACAACGCGCAGGCGTTCATGCGATCCCTGCAGCGCACGATCGATCTGCACGACACCGACGCGGATACGTTCCGCGCCTACAAGGACCGGCTGATCGACTACCTCGAGCGGTTCATCAAGGACCTCGTCAGTACCGGCGCAGAGATCGCCGGACTCGTCGAGTCCCTGGAGAACGCCGACGTGGGTCAGTTGCTGGAGATCGCGGCGCGACGCGAAGCCGAGGACGCCGCGCCCGGTGCCGACGACAACGACACCGAGGATTCGGACCCGCGTCGGGACGCGTTCGAACGGGGTCGCGTTCTCTGGCAGGAGCGCTGGCAGGGCTTTCGTGCGTGGTTCGTCAGCGATCAGCACCATCCGAGCCAGGCGAAGCTGCTGCGCAACCAGGCGCGTGCGGCGATCCCGCAGCTGCTGCAGGTGGTGGCCGCCCTCAACGAGCGTCGTGCCGGGCGGTCGGATCGCACGGCGGACTTTCGGACTTTGGCGCGCTGGTTCGCCCAGTCGCCCGACGAGGCGTCGCTGCATCGGCTGTGGCGCTCGGCGTTCGGGCTTTCCTCCGCGCGACACCTCACCGCCGACCCCGAGCAGGACGGCGCCGTCGCTTCCAGCACCCCGTGGGCGAGTGCTCCCCCGCTGTCCATCAGCCCACGGCTACGCAAAACCGGCAGCTACGAGCGGCGGGGCAAGCCCAATCGCGTGCTCGACCGGTCCGAACAACGCCGTTACCTGGCCGATCTCGCCGCCAAGGAAGCCGCCGAGACCGCCGCCGCGCGGGCCGCCCTGGTCACCAGCCACCCGACGCGGCTCTCCGACATCGCCACATTGGAACCGGGTGCGTTCCAGCTGTTCCTCGGACTGCTCGGCGACGCCCTGGCGGCACGGACACCGGGCGCCGATACGGTCCGCACCAGCACGTCCGACGGCAGCATGGCGATCCGGCTCCGTGTGCTCGACGGGCCCGGGGAGGCCGAGATCCACACCCCGCACGGTGTGCTGCGCGGCCCGGACTTCCTGGTCGAGATCACCGACCTCACCACGCGTGACGAAACGGAGGCGCGCAGCGCATGA
- a CDS encoding TIGR02678 family protein: protein MSAVDDVLASSRAGELRRAARALLRRPLVRASGPEAEAFVLIRRHAATLREWFDRNTGWALIVEADLARLVKYTSHTDDPTYPAREARSKPPFTRRRYVLTCLALATLDRAETQITLGRLAEQIVLGAGDPDLVAAGMTFTLEGRDERSDLVAVVRLLLDLGVLSRVAGDEDAFVKDTGDVLYDVHRRVLAGLLATPRGPSTVATEASETFEDRISALTAETPATTDDLRNRRIRHHLTRRLLDEPVLYYDELDEAERTYLSGQRTAITTRITELTGLVAETRAEGIAMVDPFDDLTDVRMPETGTEGHATLLLADHLARSTESPVPLERLHRHVREQADAHRSYWRRDAAEPGAEVGLTTAALDRLEALRLISRDAETVTALPALARYALAEPTVHSPQERP from the coding sequence ATGAGCGCCGTCGACGATGTGCTCGCGTCCTCGCGCGCGGGCGAGCTGCGACGCGCCGCCCGCGCTCTGCTCCGGCGGCCGCTGGTGCGGGCCAGTGGCCCCGAGGCCGAGGCGTTCGTCCTGATCCGCAGGCACGCCGCCACGCTGCGCGAGTGGTTCGACCGCAACACCGGCTGGGCGCTGATCGTCGAGGCGGACCTGGCTCGACTGGTCAAGTACACCTCCCACACCGACGACCCCACCTATCCCGCCAGGGAGGCGCGGTCGAAACCTCCCTTCACCCGGCGCCGATACGTGCTGACCTGCCTGGCGCTGGCCACGCTGGACCGCGCCGAGACGCAGATCACCCTCGGTCGCCTCGCGGAGCAGATCGTTCTCGGGGCAGGCGACCCGGACCTGGTCGCGGCGGGCATGACCTTCACCCTCGAGGGGCGCGACGAGCGCAGCGACCTGGTCGCGGTGGTGCGGTTGCTGCTCGATCTCGGTGTGCTCAGCCGTGTCGCCGGTGACGAGGACGCGTTCGTCAAGGACACCGGCGACGTGCTCTACGACGTGCACCGCCGCGTGCTCGCCGGGCTGCTGGCCACTCCTCGGGGGCCGTCGACCGTGGCTACCGAGGCTTCCGAGACCTTCGAAGACCGCATCTCGGCGCTGACCGCCGAGACCCCGGCCACCACCGACGATCTGCGCAACCGGCGGATCCGCCACCACCTGACCCGCCGACTGCTCGACGAACCGGTGCTGTACTACGACGAACTCGACGAGGCCGAGCGGACCTACCTGTCCGGTCAGCGCACGGCCATCACCACACGCATCACCGAACTGACCGGTCTGGTGGCCGAGACCCGCGCCGAAGGCATCGCGATGGTCGACCCGTTCGACGACCTCACCGACGTGCGCATGCCCGAAACCGGAACCGAAGGTCACGCCACGCTGCTGCTCGCCGACCACCTCGCACGCAGTACCGAGTCGCCGGTCCCGCTGGAACGACTGCACCGGCACGTCCGCGAGCAGGCCGACGCACACCGTTCGTACTGGCGGCGCGACGCCGCCGAACCCGGTGCCGAGGTGGGGTTGACCACCGCCGCGCTGGACCGTCTGGAAGCGTTGCGCCTGATCTCCCGGGACGCCGAGACCGTGACCGCGTTGCCCGCACTGGCCCGCTACGCGCTGGCCGAACCGACCGTCCACTCCCCGCAGGAACGCCCGTGA